One region of Acidobacteriota bacterium genomic DNA includes:
- a CDS encoding DUF3604 domain-containing protein — MRRLLLAATTFVVAGVLVARAGQPAETVTVSPAFGIAGHYGTWTVTYTVGPGGLDPGGALRVQLPDTWHAGERNSGNRLQASDPTDDHYIAAYGSGTDVRVEAEVESETSDFLVKTGRPGLDGRMERYVFVVRADVVSGSLREGETIEVVYGDTSQGSRGMRAAIISTDPEPILVSVDRDGSGNFEPVAHEATLTSRSGIATELLVAGPSALVVGEAAELHLSAVDLHSNPAVPFHDTVTLRVLQGDVDLPATVEFPEGQGWTTVPFTPRSEGIVRLEAVARVDLLRARSNPMEVFADRPAEQTYWGDLHSHTEHSFDGVGSNVFDYARWVSGLDFHAMTDHSNGPEREDFTRGLGPHVWEEYTAATDAHHAPGEFVTLHAYEASFQAPWGHHNVYFRSAPGPLLSPSQVALPELWAALAAGEALTIPHHTNKFPQPLDWNEDDPELRRNFEIYSAHGLSEAYDPSHPLAFEHSEFTNRSTSARTGISAQDAWVRGMRLSTIAASDDHRSQPGKPHWGLAAVRAPELTREAIFDALHARRTYGTTGQRILLDFRVNDAPMGSEITLAAPLPEPCAGTSPECGERAAATAALAPHFDVTAHGTDVIESVEILRYSEPDGGFRVIHDLRPDALDFAWSGRDAGFRDDAIYYLRLRQRSQVRGRVVMAWSSPVWVNARD; from the coding sequence ATGCGAAGACTGCTTCTGGCGGCAACGACGTTCGTCGTGGCAGGTGTGCTGGTGGCGCGGGCGGGTCAGCCGGCGGAAACGGTGACCGTCTCACCCGCGTTCGGGATCGCCGGCCACTACGGCACCTGGACCGTCACCTACACGGTCGGACCGGGCGGCCTCGACCCGGGCGGCGCGCTGCGCGTGCAGTTGCCCGACACCTGGCACGCGGGGGAGCGCAACTCGGGAAACCGGCTGCAGGCGTCCGATCCGACCGACGACCACTACATCGCGGCGTACGGTTCCGGGACCGACGTCCGGGTCGAGGCGGAGGTGGAATCGGAAACGTCCGACTTTCTCGTGAAGACGGGGCGGCCGGGCCTCGATGGGCGAATGGAACGCTACGTCTTTGTCGTCCGCGCGGACGTCGTATCCGGATCGCTGCGCGAGGGAGAAACCATAGAAGTCGTGTACGGCGACACCTCGCAGGGTAGCCGCGGGATGCGCGCGGCGATCATCTCGACGGACCCGGAGCCGATACTGGTGAGCGTCGACCGCGACGGCAGCGGCAACTTCGAGCCGGTCGCGCACGAGGCGACCCTCACGTCGCGCAGCGGCATCGCGACCGAGCTGCTCGTCGCCGGGCCGTCCGCCCTGGTCGTGGGCGAAGCGGCGGAGCTGCATCTCTCGGCGGTCGACCTCCACTCGAATCCGGCCGTTCCCTTCCACGACACGGTGACGCTGCGGGTGCTGCAGGGGGACGTCGATCTGCCGGCGACGGTGGAGTTTCCGGAGGGCCAGGGCTGGACCACGGTGCCGTTTACGCCGCGAAGCGAGGGAATCGTACGCCTGGAGGCGGTGGCCCGGGTCGACCTGCTGCGCGCCCGGAGCAACCCGATGGAGGTGTTCGCGGACCGGCCGGCCGAGCAGACCTACTGGGGCGATCTCCATTCGCATACCGAACACAGCTTCGACGGGGTCGGCAGCAACGTCTTCGACTACGCGCGGTGGGTGTCGGGGCTCGACTTCCACGCGATGACGGATCACAGCAACGGGCCGGAGCGCGAGGATTTCACGCGCGGTCTCGGACCGCATGTCTGGGAGGAGTACACGGCGGCGACCGACGCCCACCACGCGCCGGGCGAGTTCGTCACGCTGCACGCTTACGAGGCGTCGTTCCAGGCGCCCTGGGGTCACCACAACGTCTACTTCCGCAGCGCGCCGGGGCCGCTGCTGTCGCCCAGCCAGGTGGCGCTGCCGGAGTTGTGGGCGGCTTTGGCGGCGGGCGAGGCGCTGACGATTCCGCACCATACGAACAAGTTTCCGCAGCCGCTGGACTGGAATGAGGACGATCCGGAACTGCGGCGCAACTTCGAGATCTACTCGGCGCATGGATTGAGCGAAGCGTACGACCCGAGCCATCCCCTTGCCTTCGAGCACAGCGAGTTCACGAACCGGTCGACGTCGGCGCGAACCGGCATATCGGCCCAGGACGCCTGGGTGCGTGGGATGCGTCTCAGCACCATCGCCGCCTCGGACGATCATCGCTCGCAGCCAGGCAAGCCGCACTGGGGATTGGCGGCGGTGCGGGCGCCGGAGCTGACCCGCGAGGCGATCTTCGACGCGCTGCACGCCCGGCGGACGTACGGCACGACCGGCCAGCGCATCCTGCTGGACTTCCGGGTGAACGATGCGCCGATGGGGAGCGAGATCACGCTCGCCGCACCCCTGCCCGAGCCGTGCGCCGGCACGTCGCCAGAGTGCGGCGAACGCGCCGCCGCCACCGCCGCCCTGGCGCCGCATTTCGACGTCACGGCGCATGGGACCGACGTCATCGAATCGGTCGAGATTCTCCGCTACTCCGAGCCGGATGGCGGATTCCGCGTCATCCACGACCTGCGACCGGACGCGCTGGACTTCGCCTGGTCGGGGCGCGACGCGGGCTTCCGCGACGATGCGATCTACTACCTCCGCCTGCGCCAGCGCAGCCAGGTCCGGGGGCGGGTCGTCATGGCCTGGTCGAGTCCGGTGTGGGTCAACGCCCGCGATTAG
- the recO gene encoding DNA repair protein RecO gives MPDDRMPLHASDALVLRTYKLGETDRIVVFLTADRGKRRGVARGARRPRSRYLGALEPLTLGRVAYFEREQRELVRLRYVEPVCSPLAAPSAEGLAHVGYFAELIDEWAPEADPNERLFRLGAAVVQALAAGVSVERLARYFEYWLLRLQGVYPSERGLDLSPAAVAFLQSARELPPARLDEASLPPPAERELASAHQTLITNHLEKHLKSLKVLHAVASA, from the coding sequence ATGCCGGACGACCGCATGCCGCTCCACGCCTCGGACGCACTGGTGCTCCGGACCTACAAGCTGGGCGAGACGGATCGGATAGTGGTCTTCCTGACCGCCGACCGGGGAAAGCGCCGCGGCGTGGCGCGTGGCGCACGCCGGCCGCGGTCGCGCTACCTGGGCGCGCTGGAGCCGTTGACGCTCGGACGGGTCGCCTATTTCGAACGGGAGCAGCGCGAGCTGGTGCGGCTCCGGTACGTCGAGCCGGTCTGCTCGCCGCTTGCCGCGCCGAGCGCGGAGGGACTGGCGCACGTCGGCTACTTCGCCGAGCTGATCGACGAGTGGGCGCCCGAGGCGGACCCGAACGAGCGCCTGTTCCGCCTCGGGGCGGCGGTCGTCCAGGCGCTTGCCGCCGGTGTCTCGGTTGAACGCCTGGCGCGCTACTTCGAGTACTGGCTCCTCCGCCTGCAGGGTGTGTACCCCTCGGAGCGCGGCCTGGATCTGTCACCGGCCGCAGTTGCGTTCCTGCAGTCCGCGCGCGAGCTGCCGCCCGCCAGATTGGACGAGGCGTCGCTACCGCCGCCCGCCGAACGCGAGCTGGCCTCCGCCCACCAGACCCTCATCACCAACCACCTCGAGAAGCACCTCAAGTCGCTGAAGGTCCTCCACGCGGTGGCGAGCGCATGA
- a CDS encoding PQQ-binding-like beta-propeller repeat protein, with protein sequence MRANLRQKSASIVMATGLAVGAAGLLAQSDDFVPVTDAILQDPDDGDWLMWRRTLNGWGYSPLDQIDRSNVGRLRLAWVRAMERGTGESTPLAYNGMLYVPNTGDVIQAIDGATGDLRWEYRRDLPEDVYEYVGGNARNSRNIAIYDRYIINTSDDDYAFALDATTGEIAWETLIFDYREIPAGHSSGPIIADGRVISGRSCRPLGGPESCVIVAHDARTGEELWRRRTVPAPGEPGDETWGGVPYEERIHVGTWMPASYDPELRLIIQGTSVTSPAPKFLLGGVENTHLYHNSTLAIDVETGEIRWYYQHLNDHWDLDHPFERLLVDTAVAPDPDAVSWINPRIQSGEVRKVVTGVPGKTGVVYTLDRETGEFLWATPTISQNVITSIDGATGQVTENAEVTFTALGQEVLACPTWAGGKDWEAGAYSPLTNTMYMPLRNTCARMLATDNVRSERALALTAGGQGGLEIYALAARHQITPGTDQLGTIHAVSAETGRTLWLHEQRAGTMSLVTTGGGLVFGGDTNGRFRAFDQETGEVLWEINLGSPVVGYPISYAVDGRQYVAVNTGAGAGVNMRLTPELRPSSGSNLFVFALP encoded by the coding sequence ATGAGAGCGAACTTGCGGCAGAAGTCGGCGTCCATTGTCATGGCGACGGGACTGGCGGTGGGCGCGGCCGGCCTGCTGGCGCAGTCGGATGACTTCGTCCCGGTGACCGACGCCATCCTCCAGGATCCGGATGATGGCGACTGGCTGATGTGGCGGCGGACGCTGAACGGATGGGGCTACAGCCCGCTCGATCAGATCGACCGGAGCAACGTCGGACGGCTGCGCCTGGCCTGGGTGCGGGCGATGGAACGGGGGACCGGTGAATCGACACCGCTCGCCTACAACGGCATGCTCTACGTCCCGAACACGGGCGACGTGATTCAGGCCATCGACGGCGCGACCGGCGATCTGCGGTGGGAGTACCGGCGCGACCTGCCGGAGGACGTCTACGAGTACGTCGGCGGGAACGCGCGGAACAGCCGCAACATCGCGATCTACGACCGGTACATCATCAACACGAGCGACGACGACTATGCTTTCGCCCTCGACGCGACGACCGGCGAGATCGCGTGGGAAACCCTGATCTTCGACTACCGGGAGATCCCGGCGGGCCACAGCTCCGGGCCCATCATCGCCGACGGCCGGGTCATTTCCGGCCGGAGCTGCCGGCCGCTCGGCGGACCGGAATCGTGCGTCATCGTCGCCCACGACGCGCGCACCGGCGAGGAATTGTGGCGTCGGCGGACGGTCCCCGCCCCGGGCGAGCCGGGAGACGAGACGTGGGGCGGCGTGCCCTACGAAGAGCGCATCCACGTCGGCACCTGGATGCCGGCCAGCTACGACCCGGAGCTGCGACTGATCATCCAGGGCACCTCGGTCACCTCGCCGGCCCCGAAGTTCCTGCTCGGCGGGGTCGAGAACACGCACCTCTACCACAACTCGACGCTGGCGATTGACGTCGAGACGGGCGAGATCCGGTGGTACTACCAGCACCTGAACGACCACTGGGATCTGGACCACCCGTTCGAGCGGCTGCTCGTCGACACCGCGGTGGCGCCCGACCCCGACGCGGTGAGCTGGATCAACCCGCGCATCCAAAGCGGCGAGGTTCGCAAGGTGGTGACCGGGGTACCGGGCAAGACGGGTGTCGTCTACACGCTCGATCGCGAGACCGGCGAGTTCCTCTGGGCGACTCCCACGATCTCCCAGAACGTCATCACGAGCATCGACGGCGCGACGGGCCAGGTGACCGAGAACGCCGAGGTGACCTTCACCGCGCTCGGGCAGGAGGTGCTCGCCTGCCCGACGTGGGCGGGGGGCAAGGACTGGGAGGCGGGCGCTTACTCGCCCCTCACCAACACGATGTACATGCCGCTGCGCAACACGTGCGCGCGGATGCTGGCGACGGACAACGTCCGAAGCGAACGCGCGCTGGCCCTCACCGCGGGCGGGCAGGGCGGCCTGGAGATCTACGCGCTCGCCGCCCGCCACCAGATCACGCCGGGTACCGACCAGCTCGGCACCATCCACGCGGTGTCGGCGGAGACCGGGCGGACCCTCTGGCTGCATGAGCAGCGGGCCGGCACCATGTCGCTCGTCACGACCGGCGGCGGCCTCGTCTTCGGCGGCGACACCAACGGGCGCTTCCGCGCCTTCGATCAGGAGACCGGCGAGGTCCTGTGGGAAATCAACCTCGGATCGCCGGTGGTCGGCTATCCGATCAGCTACGCCGTCGACGGTCGGCAGTACGTTGCCGTCAATACCGGCGCCGGCGCCGGGGTCAACATGCGGCTGACGCCGGAGTTGCGGCCGAGCAGCGGCAGCAACCTGTTCGTCTTCGCGCTTCCTTGA
- a CDS encoding glycine--tRNA ligase subunit alpha — MTLQDLILRLSGFWSERGCLIQQPLDIEVGAGTMHPETFLRVIGPRHWNVAYVQPSRRPADGRFGENPNRLFKHHQFQVILKPSPDAAQRLYLDSLEACGIDPARHDVRFEEDNWESPTLGAWGIGWQVLLDGLEITQFTYFQQAGGIDLAPISVELTYGLERIAMHLQGVDDVYDLEWAPGVSYREVRHREEVEQSKYAFGRVDLPAGEFGRMHRDLFDRYYDLGERLLASGLTLPALDHCLKCSHAFNLLDASGSIGVTERAAYILRVRKLAVAIAEAHAEWERGEMAAGAPEADRPALAEAADG, encoded by the coding sequence ATGACCCTTCAGGACCTTATTCTCAGGCTGTCCGGCTTCTGGTCCGAGCGCGGCTGCCTGATCCAACAGCCTCTCGACATCGAGGTGGGTGCGGGCACCATGCACCCGGAGACCTTCCTGCGCGTCATCGGTCCCCGCCACTGGAACGTCGCCTACGTGCAGCCGTCCCGCCGGCCGGCCGACGGCCGTTTTGGCGAGAACCCGAACCGGCTCTTCAAGCACCACCAGTTCCAGGTGATCCTGAAGCCGTCGCCGGACGCCGCGCAGCGGCTCTATCTGGACAGCCTGGAGGCGTGCGGCATCGATCCGGCCCGCCACGACGTACGCTTCGAGGAGGACAACTGGGAATCGCCGACGCTGGGCGCGTGGGGCATCGGCTGGCAGGTGCTGCTCGACGGACTGGAGATCACGCAGTTCACCTACTTCCAGCAGGCGGGTGGCATCGATCTCGCCCCGATCTCGGTCGAGCTGACTTACGGGCTGGAACGCATCGCCATGCACCTGCAGGGTGTGGACGACGTCTACGACCTGGAATGGGCGCCCGGCGTCTCCTACCGCGAGGTGCGGCACCGCGAGGAAGTGGAGCAGTCGAAGTACGCCTTCGGCCGGGTCGACTTGCCCGCCGGCGAGTTCGGACGCATGCACCGCGACCTGTTCGATCGCTACTACGACCTGGGCGAGCGGCTGCTCGCATCGGGCCTGACCCTGCCGGCGCTCGACCACTGCCTGAAGTGCTCGCACGCCTTCAACCTGCTCGACGCCAGTGGCAGCATCGGCGTGACCGAACGCGCGGCGTACATCCTGCGGGTCCGGAAGCTGGCTGTCGCCATTGCCGAGGCGCATGCGGAATGGGAGCGCGGCGAGATGGCGGCCGGCGCTCCGGAGGCGGACCGCCCCGCGCTGGCGGAGGCGGCCGACGGATGA
- a CDS encoding pyrroloquinoline quinone-dependent dehydrogenase, with protein MSKRRQRCPAAMVTLAAAAVVLAVAAPVAAPVAAQVPDGEWHAFGRDGANTKYSPLDQITADNFLDLEVAWRWTSLSRAVAEADDRIRPTGYKGTPLVVDGMIYAITALGQVAALDAGTGEEIWTYDPRIYDRMEQPPNTGWRHRGVSYWKDPASDDARIVFANHDLRLVALNAKTGEMYPDFGAGGWVDLREGLGREIDQTRMTYSSPVAIAGDTVIVGSIVQDTFISRREANPGHVRAYDVRTGEMKWIFHTIPQGDEFGVDSWQNESWRYSGHSNVWSYMAVDEELGLVYLPTGTPSNDWYGGMRPGDNLFAESIVAVSIETGQREWHFQAVHHGLWDWDFPTGPNLIDITVDGRPIKALAQVSKQAFTYVFDRATGEPVWPIEERPVPQGNVPGEWYSPTQPFPTKPPPFDRQGISIDDVIDFTPELREEALRIINSRARFGPIFAPPVLRGAETPFIQVPGAGGGANWQGAAVDPETGMLYVSSSSTLIVVEVVPYDPPATIGYFTDPWGYGLSGPRGLPLFKPPYKRVTAIDLNTGEHAWQVPHGDGPRNHPAIAHLDPGPLGGGGGLSSGPLVTPTLLIMNHGARDVVEEADSSNAISAYDKATGRHLGSVPLPTSPGANPVTYLHDGKQYLLVGVGTGGDDSELVALTLP; from the coding sequence ATGAGCAAGCGGCGACAGCGGTGTCCGGCGGCGATGGTGACGCTTGCGGCGGCGGCGGTCGTGCTGGCGGTCGCGGCGCCGGTCGCGGCGCCGGTCGCGGCCCAGGTGCCCGATGGCGAATGGCATGCTTTCGGCCGGGATGGGGCGAATACGAAGTACTCGCCGCTCGACCAGATAACCGCCGACAACTTTCTGGACCTGGAGGTGGCGTGGCGCTGGACGTCGCTCTCCCGGGCCGTTGCGGAGGCGGACGACCGGATTCGGCCGACCGGCTACAAGGGAACGCCGCTCGTGGTGGACGGGATGATCTATGCGATCACCGCCCTCGGCCAGGTGGCGGCGCTCGATGCAGGCACCGGCGAGGAGATCTGGACCTACGACCCGCGGATATACGACCGGATGGAACAGCCTCCCAACACGGGCTGGCGTCACCGCGGCGTGTCCTACTGGAAGGATCCCGCTAGTGACGATGCGCGGATTGTCTTCGCGAATCACGACCTCCGCCTCGTCGCGCTGAACGCGAAGACGGGGGAGATGTACCCCGACTTCGGCGCCGGCGGCTGGGTCGATCTCCGGGAGGGGCTAGGGCGCGAGATCGATCAGACGCGGATGACCTACTCGTCCCCGGTCGCCATCGCGGGCGACACCGTGATCGTCGGCAGCATCGTGCAGGACACCTTCATCAGCCGGCGCGAGGCGAACCCGGGGCATGTACGTGCTTACGACGTGCGAACCGGCGAAATGAAGTGGATATTCCACACTATCCCGCAGGGAGACGAGTTCGGTGTCGACTCGTGGCAGAACGAGTCGTGGCGCTACAGCGGGCACTCGAACGTCTGGTCCTACATGGCGGTCGACGAGGAGCTGGGACTCGTGTACCTCCCCACCGGCACGCCGTCGAACGACTGGTACGGCGGGATGCGTCCCGGCGACAATCTCTTCGCCGAGAGCATCGTCGCCGTCAGTATCGAGACCGGCCAGCGCGAGTGGCACTTTCAGGCGGTCCACCACGGACTCTGGGACTGGGACTTCCCGACCGGGCCGAACCTCATCGACATCACCGTCGACGGCCGTCCCATCAAGGCGCTCGCCCAGGTGAGCAAGCAGGCGTTCACCTACGTCTTCGACCGGGCGACCGGCGAGCCGGTCTGGCCGATAGAGGAGCGGCCGGTGCCGCAGGGCAACGTGCCGGGAGAGTGGTATTCGCCGACGCAGCCGTTCCCGACGAAGCCGCCTCCCTTCGACCGGCAGGGGATCTCGATCGACGACGTCATCGATTTCACGCCGGAGTTGCGCGAGGAGGCGCTGAGGATCATCAACTCGCGCGCCCGCTTCGGACCCATCTTCGCGCCGCCGGTGCTGCGCGGCGCCGAGACGCCGTTCATCCAGGTGCCGGGCGCCGGCGGCGGCGCGAACTGGCAGGGCGCGGCGGTCGACCCGGAAACCGGGATGCTGTACGTGTCGTCGTCGTCGACCCTGATCGTCGTCGAGGTGGTCCCGTACGACCCGCCGGCGACCATCGGCTACTTCACCGACCCGTGGGGCTACGGCTTGTCCGGCCCCCGGGGGCTGCCGCTCTTCAAGCCGCCCTACAAGCGGGTGACGGCCATCGACCTGAACACCGGCGAGCATGCCTGGCAGGTGCCGCACGGCGACGGACCGCGCAACCACCCGGCGATCGCGCACCTCGATCCGGGGCCTCTCGGCGGCGGTGGGGGGCTCAGTTCCGGCCCACTGGTGACGCCGACGCTGCTCATCATGAACCACGGTGCACGCGATGTCGTCGAGGAAGCGGACAGTTCAAATGCCATCAGCGCCTATGACAAGGCGACCGGGAGGCACCTCGGATCGGTCCCGCTGCCGACGTCGCCCGGGGCGAATCCGGTGACCTATCTGCACGACGGGAAGCAGTACCTGCTGGTTGGCGTCGGCACCGGCGGCGACGATTCGGAGCTGGTTGCGCTGACCCTGCCCTAG
- a CDS encoding pyrroloquinoline quinone-dependent dehydrogenase — MASRMPARGAAMSMWRQRRTAAFVAITAAAGLLATAAPLAAQVPDGEWHAFGRDGANTKYSPLDQITADNFLDLEVAWRWTSLARTVAEANDRIQPSGYKGTPLVVDGMIYAITALGQVAALDAGTGEEIWTYDPRIYDRMERPPNMGWRHRGVAYWKDSDSGDARIIFSNHDLRLVALNAKTGEMYPDFGAGGFVDLREGLGREIDQTRMTYSSPVAIAGDTVIVGSIVQDTYITRREASPGHVRAYDARTGEMKWIFHTIPQGDEFGADSWQNESWRYSGHSNVWSYMAVDEELGLVYLPTGTPSNDWYGGMRPGDNLFAESIVAVSIETGQREWHFQAVHHGLWDWDFPTGPNLIDITVDGRPIKALAQVSKQAFTYVFDRATGEPVWPIEERPVPQGNVPGEWYSPTQPFPTKPPPFDRQGISIDDVIDFTPELREEALRIINSRARFGPIFSPPVLRGAETPFIQVPGAGGGANWQGAAVDPETGMLYVSSSSTLIVVEVIAYDPPATVGYFTDPWGYGLSGPRGLPIFKPPYKRVTAIDLNTGDHAWQVPHGDGPRNHPAIAHLDPGPLGGGGGISSGLLVTPTLLIMNHGARDVAEEADSSRAISAYDKATGEHLGSIPLPSSPGANPVTYLHDGKQYLLVGVGTGGDDSELIALTLP, encoded by the coding sequence ATGGCGTCCCGAATGCCGGCAAGAGGTGCAGCGATGAGCATGTGGCGACAGCGGCGGACGGCGGCGTTTGTGGCGATTACCGCGGCGGCGGGTCTGCTGGCGACAGCGGCGCCGCTGGCGGCCCAGGTGCCCGACGGCGAATGGCACGCGTTCGGGCGGGACGGGGCCAACACGAAGTACTCGCCGCTCGATCAGATCACGGCGGACAACTTCCTCGATCTGGAGGTGGCGTGGCGCTGGACGTCGCTCGCCCGGACGGTCGCGGAAGCGAACGACCGCATTCAGCCGAGCGGCTACAAGGGCACCCCCCTTGTCGTGGACGGGATGATCTACGCGATCACCGCCCTCGGCCAGGTGGCGGCGCTCGATGCGGGCACCGGCGAGGAGATCTGGACCTACGATCCCCGGATTTACGACCGGATGGAACGGCCTCCCAACATGGGCTGGCGTCACCGGGGCGTGGCGTACTGGAAGGATTCGGACAGCGGCGACGCGCGGATCATCTTCTCGAATCACGATTTGCGCCTGGTCGCGCTGAATGCGAAGACGGGGGAGATGTACCCCGATTTCGGCGCCGGCGGCTTCGTCGATCTCCGGGAGGGGCTGGGACGCGAGATCGACCAGACGCGGATGACCTACTCGTCCCCGGTCGCCATCGCGGGCGACACGGTGATCGTGGGCAGCATCGTGCAGGACACGTACATCACGCGGCGCGAGGCGTCGCCGGGGCACGTCCGCGCCTACGACGCCCGCACCGGCGAGATGAAGTGGATTTTCCACACGATCCCCCAGGGAGACGAGTTCGGGGCCGACTCATGGCAGAACGAGTCGTGGCGCTACAGCGGGCACTCGAACGTCTGGTCCTACATGGCGGTCGACGAGGAGCTGGGACTCGTGTACCTCCCCACCGGCACGCCGTCGAACGACTGGTACGGCGGGATGCGTCCCGGCGACAATCTCTTCGCCGAGAGCATCGTCGCCGTCAGTATCGAGACCGGCCAGCGCGAGTGGCACTTTCAGGCGGTCCACCACGGACTCTGGGACTGGGACTTCCCGACCGGGCCGAACCTCATCGACATCACCGTCGACGGCCGTCCCATCAAGGCGCTCGCCCAGGTGAGCAAGCAGGCGTTCACCTACGTCTTCGACCGGGCGACCGGCGAGCCGGTCTGGCCGATAGAGGAGCGGCCGGTGCCGCAGGGCAACGTGCCGGGAGAGTGGTATTCGCCGACGCAGCCGTTCCCGACGAAGCCGCCTCCCTTCGACCGGCAGGGGATCTCGATCGACGACGTCATCGATTTCACGCCGGAGTTGCGCGAGGAGGCGCTGAGGATCATCAACTCGCGCGCCCGCTTCGGACCCATCTTCTCGCCGCCCGTTCTGCGCGGCGCCGAGACTCCGTTCATCCAGGTGCCGGGCGCCGGGGGCGGCGCCAACTGGCAGGGTGCGGCGGTCGATCCCGAGACCGGGATGCTGTACGTGTCGTCGTCGTCGACCCTGATCGTCGTCGAGGTGATCGCCTACGACCCGCCGGCTACCGTCGGCTACTTCACGGATCCGTGGGGCTACGGGTTGTCCGGCCCGCGGGGGTTGCCCATCTTCAAGCCGCCCTACAAGCGGGTGACGGCGATCGACCTGAACACCGGCGACCATGCCTGGCAGGTGCCTCACGGGGACGGCCCGCGCAATCACCCGGCCATCGCGCACCTGGATCCGGGTCCGCTCGGCGGCGGCGGCGGGATCAGCTCCGGGCTCCTGGTGACGCCGACGCTGCTCATCATGAACCACGGCGCGCGGGACGTCGCGGAAGAGGCGGACAGCTCGCGCGCCATCAGCGCGTATGACAAGGCGACCGGGGAGCATCTGGGCTCGATCCCGCTCCCGTCATCGCCCGGCGCGAATCCGGTGACCTATCTCCACGACGGGAAGCAGTACCTGCTGGTCGGCGTCGGCACCGGCGGCGACGATTCGGAGCTGATCGCACTGACCCTGCCGTAG
- a CDS encoding sterol desaturase family protein, protein MDGIGLRLLAFLLVFVAAESTWSALRKRRTYNLRDSLANVAISVGNNLLRPLSLAWKYVVFSWVEPFQVYALPFTPWAFVVTFLVADCAYYWYHRLSHEVPVLWTMHHTHHSSPWMNLTTAVRLNWVANFVSPFFFAPFILLGVSAEWMTASLALGLFYQFFLHTDAVPPLGWLEGKLLNTPSAHRVHHGSNSVYIDRNYAGALIVWDRLFGTYQAEVEPVRYGVTTGFVGHNPFVIQLAPLWKYVRGEWRREKEIDALEGRPS, encoded by the coding sequence ATGGACGGGATCGGACTCCGGCTGCTCGCCTTCCTGCTGGTCTTCGTGGCGGCGGAGTCGACGTGGTCGGCCCTGCGCAAGCGCCGCACCTACAACCTGCGCGACTCGCTGGCGAACGTCGCGATCTCGGTCGGGAACAACCTGCTCCGGCCGCTGTCGCTGGCCTGGAAGTACGTGGTCTTCTCGTGGGTCGAGCCGTTCCAGGTCTACGCGCTGCCCTTCACGCCGTGGGCGTTCGTCGTGACGTTCCTGGTCGCCGACTGCGCCTACTACTGGTACCACCGGCTGAGCCACGAGGTTCCGGTGCTGTGGACGATGCACCACACGCACCACTCCAGCCCGTGGATGAACCTGACGACGGCGGTGCGGCTGAACTGGGTCGCGAACTTCGTCAGCCCGTTCTTCTTCGCGCCGTTCATCCTGCTGGGCGTCTCGGCGGAGTGGATGACGGCCTCGCTGGCACTGGGCCTGTTCTACCAGTTCTTCCTGCACACGGACGCGGTGCCGCCGTTGGGTTGGCTCGAAGGGAAGCTGCTCAACACGCCCTCCGCCCACCGTGTGCACCACGGGTCGAACTCGGTGTACATCGACCGGAACTACGCGGGGGCGCTCATCGTCTGGGATCGGCTGTTCGGGACCTATCAGGCGGAGGTCGAGCCGGTGCGCTACGGGGTGACGACCGGTTTCGTCGGGCACAACCCGTTCGTGATCCAACTGGCGCCGCTGTGGAAGTACGTCCGGGGCGAGTGGCGGCGCGAGAAGGAGATCGACGCGCTGGAAGGGCGCCCATCCTGA
- a CDS encoding heavy-metal-associated domain-containing protein, with protein MSPRAATGALRRGLALLLIGSASTSAGAGAPQSSSVPGMVRVTIEVELSCPSCAVGLERRLRRLDYVADVEVSAPDAQIVLAVEPGRHLDLAAVWDTVRNAGFIPDGLAVIAIGHVTEMNGAPALALAPDFALPLVESDGLTALATGVGDQPVSVSGRWHPPPEGAGRLQVESFEVR; from the coding sequence ATGAGTCCCAGAGCCGCAACCGGCGCGTTGCGCCGCGGTTTGGCCCTACTCCTGATCGGTTCGGCGTCCACCAGCGCGGGCGCGGGAGCCCCGCAGTCGTCAAGCGTGCCGGGCATGGTGCGGGTGACGATCGAGGTGGAGCTGTCGTGCCCTTCTTGCGCCGTCGGGCTTGAACGGCGGCTGCGCCGCCTGGACTACGTCGCTGATGTCGAGGTCAGCGCCCCCGACGCGCAGATCGTCCTCGCCGTCGAGCCCGGCCGCCACCTGGACCTTGCCGCGGTGTGGGACACGGTGCGCAACGCCGGGTTCATTCCCGACGGCCTGGCAGTCATCGCCATCGGGCACGTTACCGAGATGAACGGTGCGCCCGCCCTCGCCCTCGCACCCGACTTCGCCCTCCCGCTCGTCGAAAGCGACGGCCTCACGGCCCTGGCGACGGGGGTGGGTGATCAACCGGTAAGTGTGTCGGGACGCTGGCACCCGCCGCCGGAAGGCGCCGGACGACTGCAGGTCGAGTCATTTGAGGTCCGTTAG